GGGATCTAATACCTTAGCACCACAGCGTTGCACAGCTTTATCTTGCATTTTAAATGCACTCTTTTGGCGTTTTTTATATTCATCAAGTGTTATTTTAATAGATTTATCATTACTATTCAAAACTGAAGACCGAAACATGGTTAATGGTATATCTTCTTTCATTTCAGGCGTTGGTCTTACTAAATAAACAGGGTTATTTTGAGTGAACTCACATATGGTGTTAATCATATGCCCTGTTAAATTCTTCCGATATTCATTGTTCCTTTTACTAAAAACCTTATCGACAAAACGCTCTGGAGGGCTTAAGTGGAAATCTTTATCCTCGTTTAATCCGTATAGATTCTGAGATGTTCTGTTAATGATAATCACTGGAACACCAGGGTACTTTTGTGCTGAAATCTCAATAACATTTGCCACTAATTTGCCACAATTATAATCTGGATTATCCCCATTCTTATTAACTGAATACAATCCTTTTATCGTATTACATGCCGAAAGGCCCATACTTAAAACACTTCCGTTAGCTAAGGCAGCTCTATTACCAATAGAAACCATTTGGGCATTTGCATGACTATCTCCAACAACAATTGCTTTTACTGGACCATCACCGTAAATACAGGCTGGAGAGACTCCATTTTCCACTTTTCCACAAACTGGTTCTCTAGGATTTCTTTTTTGTTGTTCTATTATAGTTATTTTCTCTGTTGACAAGCGATAAGATGTAAGGGCTTCAGACTTTAGAAACAGTACACTACCTAACACTCCTACAATCCCCGCAATATAAACTGGCTTACATTTTAAGTAACTTAAAAAAGTAGGAAAACTTCTTTTAAAATTAATTTTCTCAACATACTTGTAACTTAAAAAGCCAAGCAATACTGACAGTACCATACCTATATAAATATAATGATCAGGCAGGGAGAATGTATAGATAGCAACCACAAATGGCCAATGCCAAAGGTAGATTGAATAAGACCACGCCCCTAACTTCTGAAAGACGATATTGCCTGTAATGATGCTATCGTTGCGTTGTGCTTGGATAATAAGAAATGAACCTAGGACAGGGAATAGCGCTAAATAACCTGGCCACAGATTTTCTGCTGAAATTAAGAAGTAAGAGGCAATAACTAATATCAAGCCTGTCCACTCTACAAACTTCTTTCTGTTTTCTTGTAGTGTAAAAGGGTAAAGGTAGGCAATTCCACCCAGCATCATCTCCCATGCTCTAGTAGGAAACAGGTAGTAAGCGGCATTAGGTGACTGATAGGTTGCAATAGCAGAGAATATAAAGCCAAGTACGGTGCCAACTATGAGTAACGATTTTAGGGTTTTTATAGATAGAAATTTACGTAAAGCTAGAAGCACCAACGGGTAGATGATATAAAACTGCCACTCTACCGATAATGACCAGGTATGTAACAGCCATTTCTCATGAGAAGCTGCATCGAAATATCTAGCCTCTCGCCAATAAACAAAATTAGATAAGAAGCCTACACTGCTCGCAGCATGCTTACCTAACGCCTTGTATTCTAATGGTGTGAGATAAAACCAGCCAAAGACCAACAACACCAAGCAAAGCAATGCTAAAGCAGGAATAATTCTATTGGCTCGAGCAACATAAAAATTAAGAACTGAGAAATTATCTTGCTCCATCCCTCTAAATATAATCCCAGTCATTAAAAAACCTGAAATAACAAAAAAGACATCAACCCCAGAAAAGCCACCAGGCATCCAAGAAGCGTTGAAATGGAATAGCACAACAGCGATGACGGCAAGTGCTCTAAGGCCGTTAATATCTTTTCTAAACTTCATAAGAAATCTGTCCAAAGGGTGGTAATCCCCCCAATAAATAAGAACACCTAGAAATAGAGATTAACTGCTAAACTACCAGCAGGAGAAACTCATGAAAAAATCACGCTTTAGCGACAACCAAATCGTCAACATCCTCAAACAAGCGGAACAAGGCGTACCTATTGCTGAGCTGTGCCGTGAGCACAATGTCGGCCAAAGCACGTTCTATAACTGGCGTTCAAAGTATGGCGGCATGGATGCCACGCTTATTACCCGTCTTAAAGAGCTTGAGATTGAAAATGCCCGTCTGAAGAAGATGTATGCCGAAGAGCGACTCAAATCAGATATCCTACAGGATGCTATGTCAAAAAAGTGGTAGCGCCGCTTGGGCGCAAAGCATTAGCTAGTCACTATATTAAAGATTATGGCATCAGTATCCGCAGGGCTTGCTTGATCTTTAATATCAGCGTGACCTGCTATTATCATAAGTCTGCGGCTTCTGACGAGAATAAGCAAATAGCTGACTTGCTTATAGAGCTGACCACCCAGAATAAGAACTGGGGCTTTGGGTTGTGCTTCTTAACCCTGCGTAATGTGATTGGACTACCTTACAATCATAAGCGTGTGTATCGCATCTACTGCGAGCTTGAATTAAACCTTAGAATCAAACCTAAGCGCCGTATTAAACGCGTTAAACCCGTACCACTTGCCGTACCTGTAGAACCGAATCAAAGCTGGAGCATGGACTTCATGCATGATGCTTTAACCGATGGCAGGGCATTTAGACTGTTTAATGTCATTGATGATTACAACCGAGAAGCCTTAACGGTTGAGATTGATTTCTCACTACCAGCCCAAAGAGTCATACGTAGCTTAAATCAGCTGATTGAATGTCGAGGTCGCCCTGATCAATTAAGATGTGATAACGGCCCTGAATATATCAGTAATGCGCTCAAAGACTGGGCCTTAGAACAAGGCATTACGATAAGCTATATTGAACCTGGCAATCCACAACAAAACGCCTATGTGGAGCGCTATAATAGAACCATGCGCTATGATTGGCTAAATCAGGAGTTGTTTACATATTTAGATCAAGTCAGAGAGCAAGCTGAAGACTGGTTATACCACTATAATAATGAGCGCCCTAATATGGGTAATGGCGGCTTTACGCCTATACAGAAACTAAACCAGGCAGCTTAATTCTATTGATTAAGTGTCTTATGCTTGGGATGATTACCGGGTGAATATGAAATTGTTGTAGTATACTTGATAGTATGGTATTTGTAAGCGAATATATAGCTCGTATTACTTCAGTGTCTTATGCTTGGGAGGGTTACCATAATCCGATAGTAATTAGAAAGCTTTGTGATACAATCACGATATTTTTCATACACAGTGTAGATTTAATGCTCAAATTATTTGGCCGATATTTCTCTATTGGAATATTAAACACTGCAATCCATTGGATGGTTTTTGCCGTATTAGTCTTATTTTTAGATAGATCACAAGCCATGGCTAATTTCACCGCATTTTGTGTAGCTGTTACATTTAGCTTTTTTGCCAACTCTAAATGGACTTTTAAAGCCAGCGCAACCTTATCTCGTTATCTTATTTTTGTTGTATTTATGGGATTTATCGCCGTAATCCTAGGTTATATAGCAGATACAATAAAATTACCAGGTTTAGTTACTTTAGTGTCTTTTTCTATCATTAGTTTGTTTCTTGGTTTTATATATTCCCATTTTATCGTTTTTAAAGAGTAAAAAATGAAGGTATCCTTAGTAGTTCCTGTTTTCAATGAAGAGGAAGCTATCCCTCTTTTTTATGATTCTGTGAGGAGTTATCCTGACTTTCAAAAATACGATATAGAAATTATATTTATAAACGATGGTAGTACAGATGATACAGAAATAATTATTAATAATTTAATGGCTTCAGATCCGTTAGTAACGTCTTTAAGTTTTACCCGTAATTTTGGGAAAGAACCTGCTTTAATTGCTGGCATCGAACATGCTACTGGCGATGCAGTTATCCCAATGGATGTAGACCTACAGGATCCTATAGAAGTAATCCCTAAGCTTATTGAGAAATGGTTAGTAGGTGCTGATATCGTCCTAGCTAAAAGAGTTGATCGCTCCTCTGACAGTTTTTTAAAGCGTAGTACCTCATCAAGCTTTTATAAGCTTCACAATAAAATTAGCAATCCCAAAATTGAAGATAATGTAGGTGATTTTCGCCTAATGTCTCGTGATGTAATAGAAAATATCAAAAGTATGCCTGAACGCAATCTATTTATGAAAGGAATTCTTTCTTGGGTTGGTGGGAAAGTAGATATTGTCGAATATAAGCGCCCAGTTCGAATAGCAGGAATAACGAAGTTTAATAGTTGGAAGTTATGGAATCTTGCTTTAGAAGGTGTTACAAGCTTTTCGACAGTACCTTTGAAAATCTGGACTTATCTTGGCATCTTAATTGCTAGTCTGTCATTTTTTTACGGGTCTTGGATGATAATTAACACTTTATTGTGGGGAAGTGCAGTTGCAGGATATCCATCATTATTAGTATCAATATTGTTTTTAGGTGGTATTCAACTAATTGGTATCGGCATTTTAGGTGAATATATAGGTAGAATTTATATTGAAACAAAGCAAAGACCACGTTATGTTCTAAAAAAGAGATAAAATGAAAAACAGAACCTCATTAATAGCTTATATTATTAGTATAACTATATTGATATTGTACTTTTATTTAAATTATAATAATTTATATATTGAAATACACGATAATCTAGACCAGCATTTTGGTTGGTACAAACTGCTTTCAGATAACAATGCATGGTTCGCAGAAAGTAACGAAGTTATTCCACACATGGGTGGAACCTCTCGTGGGTTATATTTACCAGAAACACAACTGGTAAATATAATTTTTATGATTTTTACACCTTTATTAGCTCACTGTATACTAATAATAATAAAGTTTACAATAGGTTATTTTTCATTCATAGCTTTGTCTAACTATATATTCAGCGAAAAAAATATTCCAAATATATACATATCCTTAATTGCTATATCTTTTGCTCTAACCTCTGGAAATGAAAATCTTTATATTGCACAAGCATCCATACCTTTAATTTTATACTTATACTTGAAATATATTAATGAGAAAAAATTAATAATACTAACTTCTATATTTCTATATCCGATATTATCTGAACTAACAAGATTTGGTATGTTCATACTTATTTTTATGAGCATGCATTTTCTCTATCTACTTTACCATAAAGATCAAAAGGTTAGATACAACATAATCTCAATAATCACTTTATCTATAGGGTATTTAATTATTGAATACAGGTTGATACTTAGCACTGTTTTATCTAGCGAAGATACTATTCGAAAAACAATGTTGGTTTCAGCCGACGGAAATTTTTTCAAGGTTTTAATTTCATCTATTCTAAATGGACAGTACCACTTCTCCATACATACATATATATTCATACCATTTTTACTATATCTCTTATATTTGAAAATTAAAGAGAAAGTAAGCATACCTAAGGAAATGTATTTACTAGCTGCCATAATAATTTTTAATTATTTTATTTATACAATATACACAGTGACAAATATAAACTACATTTTTTGGGATATCGTAACACCTTTATCAGGTTGGAACTTCTCTAGATTCATATGGTTTAACCCGTTTTTCTGGCATTTACTCATTTTAAGTCTATTAGCATATACACACAGAAAAGCAAATCGTCATGTAATAATAGTATTCTTAACCTTGCAAATACTATTTACAATCAGCTACCCAAGATATGGCAACGATTTCTATCAAACAATTAAATGTAATTACTTCACTACCTGCGAAAATAATCTTTCATATAATGAATTTTATAGCATAGACTTCTTCAATAATTTAAAAAAAGAGATAGCATACAAAGAGAATGAGAGAGTAATAGCTTTTGGCATCCACCCAAGCATCATTGCTTACAATGGGATGTTCACTATGGACGGATACCATAATGCTTACTATCAAAGTTATAAAAATAAATTCAGAAGACTAATAAAACCTGGATTAGAGAAGTCAGAAAAATATACAGCATACTTCGATAATTGGGGAGGAAGAGCATACATATTTTCAGAGGAGTCAAATTATGCACCACACAGAACACAAAATCAGACACCTGTAGAATTACCAATTGATTTCCAAGTTGCTAAGGATATGAGAATCAAGTACGTCATCTCAAACGATCCGATTATAGCTAACGAGAACTTAGAACTTAAAGGCACATACACAAGCCCTAAAGCCCCATATAAAATAAGAGTATATGAGATAGTAGACTAAATAGTAAAAAGCAAGCCGCACTAGAGGAGAGAGAGCACAGCAATAGCCTAAGCAGGCTTCGATAAAAAAGGCTGTTATCTGATTTAGGCTTATCCACTGTCAAATTTTACCGAGTCTTTGATATGTGCTTTCTGATATACCTAGCTCTACCCAAGGCTTTAGTGATTGCTCTGATGAACCGCCCCAGTATTGTCGGAGGCTCAACATTCCGAGAGATGAGCTATGCTGAAGAAACTGTAGAACCAAACTTGGTAAACTAACGACTCAACGAGGAGTTTATCATGACTAAGAAAATCAGAACCTACAGTGCAGCTTTCAAAGCTGAAGCCGTCAAAAAGATAGCAGACAATAACGGCAATGTTTCAGCGACTGCAAAGCAGCTAGGCATAGCCATGCAGACCCTATCTAACTGGCAGAACAAAGCGAAT
This window of the Psychrobacter arcticus 273-4 genome carries:
- a CDS encoding DUF6044 family protein, yielding MKNRTSLIAYIISITILILYFYLNYNNLYIEIHDNLDQHFGWYKLLSDNNAWFAESNEVIPHMGGTSRGLYLPETQLVNIIFMIFTPLLAHCILIIIKFTIGYFSFIALSNYIFSEKNIPNIYISLIAISFALTSGNENLYIAQASIPLILYLYLKYINEKKLIILTSIFLYPILSELTRFGMFILIFMSMHFLYLLYHKDQKVRYNIISIITLSIGYLIIEYRLILSTVLSSEDTIRKTMLVSADGNFFKVLISSILNGQYHFSIHTYIFIPFLLYLLYLKIKEKVSIPKEMYLLAAIIIFNYFIYTIYTVTNINYIFWDIVTPLSGWNFSRFIWFNPFFWHLLILSLLAYTHRKANRHVIIVFLTLQILFTISYPRYGNDFYQTIKCNYFTTCENNLSYNEFYSIDFFNNLKKEIAYKENERVIAFGIHPSIIAYNGMFTMDGYHNAYYQSYKNKFRRLIKPGLEKSEKYTAYFDNWGGRAYIFSEESNYAPHRTQNQTPVELPIDFQVAKDMRIKYVISNDPIIANENLELKGTYTSPKAPYKIRVYEIVD
- a CDS encoding glycosyltransferase family 2 protein; the protein is MKVSLVVPVFNEEEAIPLFYDSVRSYPDFQKYDIEIIFINDGSTDDTEIIINNLMASDPLVTSLSFTRNFGKEPALIAGIEHATGDAVIPMDVDLQDPIEVIPKLIEKWLVGADIVLAKRVDRSSDSFLKRSTSSSFYKLHNKISNPKIEDNVGDFRLMSRDVIENIKSMPERNLFMKGILSWVGGKVDIVEYKRPVRIAGITKFNSWKLWNLALEGVTSFSTVPLKIWTYLGILIASLSFFYGSWMIINTLLWGSAVAGYPSLLVSILFLGGIQLIGIGILGEYIGRIYIETKQRPRYVLKKR
- a CDS encoding IS3 family transposase (programmed frameshift), whose amino-acid sequence is MKKSRFSDNQIVNILKQAEQGVPIAELCREHNVGQSTFYNWRSKYGGMDATLITRLKELEIENARLKKMYAEERLKSDILQDAMFKKVVAPLGRKALASHYIKDYGISIRRACLIFNISVTCYYHKSAASDENKQIADLLIELTTQNKNWGFGLCFLTLRNVIGLPYNHKRVYRIYCELELNLRIKPKRRIKRVKPVPLAVPVEPNQSWSMDFMHDALTDGRAFRLFNVIDDYNREALTVEIDFSLPAQRVIRSLNQLIECRGRPDQLRCDNGPEYISNALKDWALEQGITISYIEPGNPQQNAYVERYNRTMRYDWLNQELFTYLDQVREQAEDWLYHYNNERPNMGNGGFTPIQKLNQAA
- a CDS encoding acyltransferase family protein encodes the protein MKFRKDINGLRALAVIAVVLFHFNASWMPGGFSGVDVFFVISGFLMTGIIFRGMEQDNFSVLNFYVARANRIIPALALLCLVLLVFGWFYLTPLEYKALGKHAASSVGFLSNFVYWREARYFDAASHEKWLLHTWSLSVEWQFYIIYPLVLLALRKFLSIKTLKSLLIVGTVLGFIFSAIATYQSPNAAYYLFPTRAWEMMLGGIAYLYPFTLQENRKKFVEWTGLILVIASYFLISAENLWPGYLALFPVLGSFLIIQAQRNDSIITGNIVFQKLGAWSYSIYLWHWPFVVAIYTFSLPDHYIYIGMVLSVLLGFLSYKYVEKINFKRSFPTFLSYLKCKPVYIAGIVGVLGSVLFLKSEALTSYRLSTEKITIIEQQKRNPREPVCGKVENGVSPACIYGDGPVKAIVVGDSHANAQMVSIGNRAALANGSVLSMGLSACNTIKGLYSVNKNGDNPDYNCGKLVANVIEISAQKYPGVPVIIINRTSQNLYGLNEDKDFHLSPPERFVDKVFSKRNNEYRKNLTGHMINTICEFTQNNPVYLVRPTPEMKEDIPLTMFRSSVLNSNDKSIKITLDEYKKRQKSAFKMQDKAVQRCGAKVLDPLPSLCDSKYCYGDIDGVPLYFDDDHLSSYGSEVISPIYDEVFK
- a CDS encoding GtrA family protein codes for the protein MVFVSEYIARITSVSYAWEGYHNPIVIRKLCDTITIFFIHSVDLMLKLFGRYFSIGILNTAIHWMVFAVLVLFLDRSQAMANFTAFCVAVTFSFFANSKWTFKASATLSRYLIFVVFMGFIAVILGYIADTIKLPGLVTLVSFSIISLFLGFIYSHFIVFKE